A stretch of Fulvia fulva chromosome 4, complete sequence DNA encodes these proteins:
- a CDS encoding FAD-linked oxidoreductase sorD, whose translation MSDLLGSLGNAVGLAGGGNGANAAGGGLAQPINNVLGNAFDAVGNAVAQVGPIVENVRGSLDGVLGDLGLDGPRTPFEKCIARAFGEDSSLYAFPGDLLYDLPLAESLPFLNNLESEHPYNLDYPVTPAAIVYPENAQQVRAAVVCAHKYDIAVQSRSGGHSYCNHGLGGKDGSLSIDYQNMKSFSYNPQDQTMTFEPGNRLGDLDRHLAPTGRVAAYGQVSDIGSGGHFTIGGLGPLSRLLGLAADQIVSVECVLADGTITTASNRQNPDLFFAIKGAAWSFATITSFQVATSAPPTSVISFQYNITFGQIADLAETFIQWQDLISQPHLTRKFASTLTLAQDLVVYSGTFFGDRPDFNRLNLEAILPFGQEHLGITIVSSVVTHAITDLINFGYDIFSSAPAHFYTKSLKYTRQTLLSPSAVQQLFEYLDSIDKGTLIWFIVWDLGAGAIADVPQAATAYWHRDALYFQQAYVVNPIGPVTRQSHEFLTGLTEETQRLAPSIDDSAYPGYVDAELKDPLTAYWGGNVERLVQIKGEYDPDDVFRNPQSIPSPFKRGGQRRSIDRA comes from the exons ATGTCTGATCTACTGGGCAGCCTGGGAAACGCTGTCGGGCTCGCAGGTGGTGGAAATGGAGCCAATGCTGCAGGCGGAGGTCTGGCTCAACCTATCAACAACGTACTAGGCAACGCTTTCGACGCAGTCGGCAACGCAGTAGCACAAGTCGGACCAATCGTTGAGAATGTACGAGGCTCTCTGGATGGCGTACTGGGCGATCTTGGACTGGACGGACCGCGAACACCATTCGAGAAGTGTATCGCGCGAGCCTTTGGCGAGGACTCCAGCCTGTACGCCTTTCCAGGGGATCTACTGTACGATCTACCTCTCGCGGAGAGTCTACCGTTCTTGAACAATCTCGAAAGCGAGCATCCTTACAACCTTGACTATCCGGTTACGCCAGCTGCGATCGTGTACCCGGAAAATGCGCAACAGGTCAGGGCGGCGGTTGTGTGTGCGCATAAGTATGACATTGCTGTGCAGTCAAGGAGTGGAGGGCATTCATACTGCAATCATG GTCTGGGAGGAAAGGACGGCTCGCTTTCCATCGACTATCAGAATATGAAGTCCTTCAGCTACAACCCACAAGACCAGACAATGACATTTGAGCCCGGGAATCGGCTAGGAGATCTTGATAGACATCTCGCACCGACAGGAAGAGTTGCGGCGTATGGACAAGTCAGTGACATCGGATCTGGTGGACACTTTACGATTGGTGGTCTTGGTCCGTTGTCCAGGTTGCTAGGGCTT GCCGCCGACCAAATCGTCTCCGTCGAATGCGTCCTCGCCGATGGCACGATAACCACAGCCTCCAATCGCCAGAATCCCGACCTCTTCTTCGCAATTAAAGGTGCAGCCTGGTCTTTCGCGACCATAACATCCTTCCAAGTTGCCACCTCCGCACCACCAACTTCCGTTATCAGCTTTCAGTACAACATCACCTTCGGCCAGATCGCAGACCTCGCTGAGACTTTCATACAATGGCAAGACTTGATCTCCCAACCACACCTCACCCGCAAGTTCGCCAGTACCTTGACATTGGCTCAAGATCTCGTCGTCTACTCCGGTACCTTCTTCGGTGATCGTCCAGACTTCAATCGGTTGAATCTCGAAGCCATCCTCCCATTCGGCCAGGAACATCTGGGCATCACGATCGTTAGCAGTGTGGTCACACATGCCATCACGGACCTCATCAACTTCGGCTACGACATCTTCTCCTCTGCTCCAGCACATTTCTACACCAAATCGCTCAAGTACACACGCCAGACCCTTCTTTCACCCTCCGCGGTCCAGCAGCTCTTCGAATACCTCGATTCCATCGACAAAGGCACACTCATCTGGTTCATAGTCTGGGACCTTGGAGCTGGTGCAATCGCAGATGTTCCGCAGGCTGCCACGGCGTACTGGCATAGGGACGCATTGTATTTCCAACAAGCATACGTTGTGAACCCGATTGGACCAGTGACTAGGCAGAGCCATGAGTTCTTGACTGGTTTGACGGAGGAGACCCAGAGGCTTGCGCCGAGCATTGATGATAGTGCGTACCCTGGGTACGTTGATGCGGAGTTGAAGGATCCTTTGACGGCGTATTGGGGTGGCAATGTAGAGCGGTTGGTGCAGATTAAGGGGGAATATGATCCAGATGATGTTTTCAGGAATCCGCAGAGTATACCTAGTCCTTTCAAGCGCGGAGGGCAGCGCAGGAGTATTGATAGAGCGTGA